The following coding sequences are from one Nicotiana tabacum cultivar K326 chromosome 1, ASM71507v2, whole genome shotgun sequence window:
- the LOC142161640 gene encoding uncharacterized protein LOC142161640: MLRHNLDVMHIERHVSDNILSTVMNMVGKTKDTLKSRYDLMDLGIRQRLHPIKDRNNILLPAACYALSAEEKLKVCTFLANLKVSDAFSSNISRCVNVQEKKIHGLKCHDHHVLLQDIFLVAIRGLLPKEVCDPIIALGMFFKNIYSKCLTIEDLDILEAEIPVILTKLQLVFPPAFFDVMVHLPIHFPSEAKLGGPAQYRNMYPIERYLRTLKSYVRNKNRPEGSIAEGYLAEESLTFCSRYLKNISTKFNKPTRNDDGSVSNDEMYIFKKSGQTKGASDGIWLSHDEFKQACMYVLQNSEEVSHFMEEYTSEIESQSSMRAHKNGFLDWFRARIFVLSAQGRANDELISLVVGPAPLVHRYSTFVVNGFRFHTKELALRRKMQNSGVLVRGDDSDSNKEYYGVLEDIYELSYVGNRKVYLFKCHWWDVARLGRGYKIDKYGFTSVNIRCALNTNEPFVLASQSEQVFYLHDMVDNDWCVVVKINPRDLFKIPDNDDNCVDIEDEELLNEEVYQQEEAEFNTLCTNDQENIVEVSLHRDNVELQSINYDYASTQADIDVHNEEDDFINDNHIEISNSEDSEEELFDDDDGEDTDTSS; encoded by the exons AAAGGTTGCATCCTATTAAGGATAGGAATAATATTTTGTTACCTGCAGCATGTTATGCATTATCCGCGGAAGAGAAGCTGAAGGTGTGCACTTTCTTAGCTAATCTGAAGGTTTCTGATGCATTTTCCTCAAACATTTCAAGGTGTGTCAACGTACAAGAGAAAAAGATACATGGATTGAAATGTCACGATCATCATGTATTGTTGCAAGACATTTTTCTAGTAGCTATACGTGGTTTGCTACCTAAGGAAGTGTGTGATCCAATTATAGCCTTAGGAATGTTTTTCAAGAATATATACTCTAAGTGCTTGACGATTGAAGATCTTGATATCCTAGAGGCAGAAATTCCTGTTATTTTGACCAAACTTCAACTTGTTTTCCCTCCGGCTTTCTTTGATGTCATGGTTCATTTGCCAATTCACTTTCCAAGTGAGGCAAAGCTTGGTGGACCAGCTCAATATCGGAATATGTATCCTATTGAGAg GTATCTACGAACACTTAAGTCATATGTTCGCAACAAAAATCGTCCAGAAGGTTCAATTGCAGAAGGTTATTTGGCAGAGGAAAGCCTCACATTTTGCTCACGATACTTGAAGAATATCTCAACAAAGTTCAATAAACCAACTAGGAATGACGATGGATCTGTGTCAAATGATGAGATGTATATCTTTAAAAAAAGTGGGCAAACAAAGGGTGCCTCAGACGGCATCTGGCTATCTCATGATGAGTTTAAACAAGCATGTATGTATGTGCTTCAAAATTCTGAAGAGGTTTCGCATTTCATGGA GGAATATACAAGCGAGATTGAAAGCCAAAGTTCAATGAGAGCTCATAAAAATGGGTTTCTTGATTGGTTTCGTGCACGT ATATTTGTACTATCTGCACAAGGACGCGCAAATGATGAGCTCATAAGCTTAGTCGTCGGTCCTGCACCATTAGTACATCGATATTCAACATTTGTGGTGAATGGATTTAGATTCCATACAAAAGAGCTtgcattgagaagaaaaatgcaGAATAGTGGTGTGCTTGTGAGAGGAGATGATTCAGACTCTAATAAAGAGTATTATGGTGTATTAGAGGATATTTATGAGTTATCTTATGTGGGAAACAGAAAAGTTTACTTATTCAAGTGTCATTGGTGGGATGTGGCTCGCTTGGGAAGAGGATATAAGATTGACAAATATGGCTTCACAAGTGTGAATATTCGGTGTGCCTTGAATACAAATGAGCCATTTGTGTTGGCATCTCAGTCAGAACAAGTCTTTTACTTGCACGACATGGTCGATAATGATTGGTGTGTTGTTGTGAAGATAAATCCTCGTGACCTTTTCAAAATTCCTGATAATGATGATAATTGTGTAGATAttgaagatgaagaattactgaaTGAAGAAGTTTATCAACAAGAGGAAGCTGAATTTAATACTTTGTGCACCAATGACCAAGAAAATATTGTTGAGGTGTCTCTACATAGGGATAATGTTGAACTACAAAGTATTAACTACGATTATGCAAGTACGCAAGCTGATATCGATGTGCATAATGAGGAAGATGATTTCATTAATGACAATCATATAGAAATATCAAACAGCGAAGATAGTGAAGAAGAGttatttgatgatgatgatggggagGACACTGATACATCCTCTTGA